A stretch of DNA from Desulfonatronovibrio hydrogenovorans DSM 9292:
GCAAGGAATTATAAGTTTTCTTAAGCTGTGGCAGGAATTCTGGACCAGGACCCAACAGGCCGGGCTTATTCCCAAAACAGTTTTGAGTTCTCCGGACAACGTAGTGGCCCTGGCCAGGTCCAGGCTGCAGTTCAAAGATATTGAAGAGTTCTGGACCATCCTTGTGGACAACAAGAACAGACTGATCAGTTTTGAAAGGATATGTACCGGAACCGTAGACCAGGCCCCTGTCTTTCCCAGGGAGATCATGACCAAAGCCCTGGATCTCAGGGCCAGCGGAGTGATTCTGGTCCACAACCACCCTGGAGGTGATCCTGATCCATCGATGCAGGACCGCGAACTGACTTCCAGAATCAAAAATCTGTCTTCAGAAATGGGTATAAGGGTCTTGGACCACATCATCATAGCCGGTGAAAAATATTTCAGTTTTCAGGAACAAGGATATATGTAAGTATTGCAGCACACCAAAAAGGAGGAGCCTATGAAGTCGATGCGATGCGTGATCAGTGGAAAAGTACAGGGTGTTTATTTCAGAGCATGGACCAAGGATCAGGCTGACAGTCTTGGAGTCAAGGGTTGGGTCAGAAATATCAGCGACGGAAGGGTCGAGGTACTGGCCCAGGGTGCTGACGAGGCAACAGCCGAATTCAAGAAAAGACTCATCCAGGGATCTTCCATGAGCGAAGTAAAGAATATTGAATGTGAATCCATGGATTATGACAAGGCCTATTCCATTTTTGAAATCAGGTAACTGGTATTTTTGATAAGGAACAGCTGATCAAACTTTTTTATTCTGATGCAGTTGTTGACTATCCCTGGACAAAACTTAATATAAACTGAACCAGGCTGTATCAATATTTATCTGAGCAGTTGAGATAAAGACTTACTTGCAATGACTGCCGGACTTCCAGGCAAATGCCCGGAAATTGCACCAGTTAATACCTTAAAAGGGTCAGACTCGAGCCTGGTTTAGAATCTTCTGAGATTCTTTAACCATTGAGACAAGATATTGCGGGCTTTGAAAGACTTTCAAAGCCCGCAGTTTATGTATGGCAGGATGCTGAACGTACCTGCCGGACTGACTAAAATACTACTCCAGGAGCCATATCCAATGAATGACAATGAAAAACCTGAAACCCAGGAAAAAAAGAAAATCACCGGTCCGGACCTGAATCCGGACGCAAAGCAGGCCAAGGAGGGTGAACTTGAAATCCCGTCC
This window harbors:
- the radC gene encoding RadC family protein is translated as MIKTRPHYIGHRKRLRQRLDNDPSQLHDYEILELVLGYALPRKDTKPLAKTLLSRYGNFKEILAAKPKDLESIDGIGQGIISFLKLWQEFWTRTQQAGLIPKTVLSSPDNVVALARSRLQFKDIEEFWTILVDNKNRLISFERICTGTVDQAPVFPREIMTKALDLRASGVILVHNHPGGDPDPSMQDRELTSRIKNLSSEMGIRVLDHIIIAGEKYFSFQEQGYM
- a CDS encoding acylphosphatase, whose amino-acid sequence is MKSMRCVISGKVQGVYFRAWTKDQADSLGVKGWVRNISDGRVEVLAQGADEATAEFKKRLIQGSSMSEVKNIECESMDYDKAYSIFEIR